Sequence from the Clostridium saccharobutylicum DSM 13864 genome:
CCGCTACGGACGGTACATTGAGGGTTCGATTCCTTCACGCTCTGCCAATTTAATAAAGAGAAAGGCTTAATCTATAGGGATTAAGCCTTTTTTATGTTTAAGATAGTTAACATTTATGGAAAGTTATTGTTTGTGAATTAATTTATTAAAAGTTGTGTACAGCTTGCTTCTATAATTTTTTGTTATAGAATAATTCAATTAAAGTAATTCTATCCAAACTTCATAGTAATCATATCTTTTATCCTCACAAGCAGTAATTAGATACCTTCCCATGATAAGGCCTGTCTTATATCCTAATGAATTTGCATTAGATATTAATTCATTATGATTATTGTTGATCATATTATCATATTCAACTTTTAATAATCCTTTTAAATATGTTTTTTCACATCTATCTTTTTGTCTAAAAACACCTTTATCAGTTTCAGAAGTAAAATAACCATAATGAGTAGCTGATGTTTTGGAATCAATAACTATTGCAAATTCATTGGGATTGGAAAGATATAGTTGTATTAATTCTTTATTTTCATGGCTCATAGAATCATCGAAAAGTTTAATAGGGGAGAGAATTTGTTTTTCTATATAAGAAGGATTAGATTCTAAATATTTAACTTTTTCGATAATTATTTCTTTAGACTCAATTTTTTCAATAGTTTTTTTTATTTTGTGGAATTCTTTAGTAAGCCTTTCTTTATTTTTATTTAGAGTAGAATCTAATTCATCAATATCCATGCATGGGATTAATTTAATTTCTTTTAGTGGAATAGAAAGATCACGATAAAATATAATATCACAAATATCAATCATAGTTTGAAAAGAGAGAAATCGGTAATTATTTTTTGAATTTCTTGGAAACTTAATGAGAGATTCATTTTCCCAATAACGTAATGAAGAAGGTGGAATTTGAAAAACATCTGAAATTTCTTTTATATAATTTTTTCTTTTCATAAAAAATCACTCCCAATATGTATAAAATATTAATCAATATAAATTGACCTTAAAGTTACTTTAAGGTTTATACTGTTATTATAGCACAAATTGGTATTAGAAAATTAAAATTAACATTTAAGAATTATACTTCTAGAATATTAATTTTAAAACATATAATTCCGCAGTGGATTTTAAAATTATAAATTAAGTAATATAAATCATAGGTTATTAATAAATTTATATGGATTGCATATTTAGATGAAAAATTAAAATCTTATAAAGTTATAACCTTAAAAATGAATTTATATAATAATGTGTATGTTATGTAATTTAGTTGAATAATATCAAATTATTTAAAAAAGTACCGAAATAATACAAGTTGTTTGTATTATATAGCGAAAACATAAATGCAATAAGTTGATTAATAGTATTGCATAAGTACATAATAACTTATTTAAAAAGAAATCAAGTGGTTTTATATGCAAATGCAATGCTAATTAATGATAGATTAGAAAAATTGGAGGAAAGAAATATTATGTTTAAAAGATCAACAAAAATAACAAGTTTATTAGTGGTTGCGGCTTCTGTTGCTTCAATGGTTCCAGCTTATGCTGCTGATTATAAGAGAATAGAATCTCAAGATGGTAAGGTATATAATGCACAAGCTTACAAGGATGGAATTGCAGTTATTGATGGAGACGTTAAAAATAATGATGAAGAAGAAATATATTATTTAAAAGATGGTAAATATAATAAATTATCAGATCTTAATTCAGGTGATGATTTTGATGGAATTCATAATGGAAAATATCTTGATATTTCAGGCGAAGATAACTTTGTAGATTTATCAACTGGAAAAGTTACAGATGATAATATGGTAGAAAATGATGCGGATGATGCTGCAGCAAATCTTAAGAAGAGAATAAAAGCTGATAATGATGGAAGATATTCAAAGGCTTCTGCAGAAAAAACTAAAAGTGATTCTGATATGCAAGTAATACCAGGACAAAAGTATGGTGAAACTTGGTATCAAGTTCAATATACTCCAAAGTCAACTACAGATGCAGGAGTAGATGCATATAATGTATATACTGATGCAAATGGAAAATATATTGATGCAGATTACAATATAGGAAAAGTTAAAGTTGAAGCAGGTGGCAAATCAGTTACTTTAAAGAACACAGATACAGATGATTTAATCAATGATGATGATACAAAAGCAACAGTTAAGTCTCCAGTTGTAATTGGACAAGATAAGGATTATATATACAGAACAGCAACTATAGAAATTACTAACAAGACTACTAAAATAGAGAAGGTAAATGGTGTTAAAGTTACTACTGGTTCTGCAGTTGAAGCAGCTGGTGATGATAAAACAGTAGCCTTAAATGTAATTCAAAAGATTTCAAAAGCTCAAGCTTCTGATGAAGCAGATGGAGCGAAATATGCTAAAAATGTAACAACTTATATAATTTCAAATGAAGATGCTAAGAAATATGATGGAGATAAAGCTAAATTAGTTGATCCTAACAGCGGTACTAAATATACTGTAGCTAACGGAAAGATAATTGCATATAGCGAAAATTTAGCTGCAACTATAGAATTAAAGACTAAGAGTTCATACTATTATACTGATGTAAACAGTGTTTGTGACGATGATACAAAATACTTTGATACAGATGTTGATGGAAACCTATGGATGCTAAATAATGGATTCGTTTATGAATGGGACAACGATGAAGACTGGAACAAAGTTTACAAAGTTGATGGATCTATGATTAAATTATCAGTTTATGACAAAAACAACATGGTTGTTTGGAGTGACGATGATGATGAAGTTTATTCAGTAATTGGTTCAAAGAACAAAGCAGATGATACTAAAACTGATACAAATACAGATACTAAAAAAGTAGGCTGGGTTCAAAATACTACTGATGGATCATGGTCTTACTATACACAAGATGGAACTCAAGTAAAGAATAATTGGATACAAAGTCCTACTAGTGGTCTTTGGTACTTCATGAATGAAAATGGTGCTATGATGGCAAACGGTTGGTTACTAAATGGTGGTAATTGGTATTACTTATCAGAAACTGGTGCAATCAAGACTGGTTGGATTCAATTAAGTGGAACATGGTATTATTTAGA
This genomic interval carries:
- a CDS encoding N-acetylmuramoyl-L-alanine amidase family protein, whose product is MFKRSTKITSLLVVAASVASMVPAYAADYKRIESQDGKVYNAQAYKDGIAVIDGDVKNNDEEEIYYLKDGKYNKLSDLNSGDDFDGIHNGKYLDISGEDNFVDLSTGKVTDDNMVENDADDAAANLKKRIKADNDGRYSKASAEKTKSDSDMQVIPGQKYGETWYQVQYTPKSTTDAGVDAYNVYTDANGKYIDADYNIGKVKVEAGGKSVTLKNTDTDDLINDDDTKATVKSPVVIGQDKDYIYRTATIEITNKTTKIEKVNGVKVTTGSAVEAAGDDKTVALNVIQKISKAQASDEADGAKYAKNVTTYIISNEDAKKYDGDKAKLVDPNSGTKYTVANGKIIAYSENLAATIELKTKSSYYYTDVNSVCDDDTKYFDTDVDGNLWMLNNGFVYEWDNDEDWNKVYKVDGSMIKLSVYDKNNMVVWSDDDDEVYSVIGSKNKADDTKTDTNTDTKKVGWVQNTTDGSWSYYTQDGTQVKNNWIQSPTSGLWYFMNENGAMMANGWLLNGGNWYYLSETGAIKTGWIQLSGTWYYLDPVSGGPLGSMKTGWFQDTAGNWYYANGSGAMLHDTTVGGYTLGSNGAWIR
- a CDS encoding MerR family DNA-binding transcriptional regulator — encoded protein: MKRKNYIKEISDVFQIPPSSLRYWENESLIKFPRNSKNNYRFLSFQTMIDICDIIFYRDLSIPLKEIKLIPCMDIDELDSTLNKNKERLTKEFHKIKKTIEKIESKEIIIEKVKYLESNPSYIEKQILSPIKLFDDSMSHENKELIQLYLSNPNEFAIVIDSKTSATHYGYFTSETDKGVFRQKDRCEKTYLKGLLKVEYDNMINNNHNELISNANSLGYKTGLIMGRYLITACEDKRYDYYEVWIELL